In one Umezawaea sp. Da 62-37 genomic region, the following are encoded:
- a CDS encoding helix-turn-helix transcriptional regulator encodes MAGTNRELADFLRRARGQVDPSRAGLPPDGRVRRVPGLRREEVALLAGVSTDYYARLEQGRRITPSAAVVGAIGRALGLDAAARAYLDDLIGLTGRAPRRSRAVQRVRPGLHQLLDSLDGEPALVLGRRTDVLAANRMAKALFADFDRLPPARRNYARWMFLDEGARALFVDWQDQARAAVESLRFEIGRDPDDDATVALVTELRDRSHEFGRWWEQHRVHQRTHGAKRLRHPLVGDLTVEYESLTPPGDPDTTLFVYTTEAGSPSRRAMDLLASWTGSAGDIGAAQPIHPAVEH; translated from the coding sequence GTGGCCGGAACCAATCGCGAACTCGCCGACTTCCTGCGCCGGGCCCGCGGCCAGGTCGACCCGTCACGCGCGGGCCTGCCGCCCGACGGGCGGGTGCGCCGCGTGCCCGGCCTCAGGCGCGAGGAGGTCGCGCTGCTGGCCGGGGTCTCCACGGACTACTACGCCCGCCTCGAACAGGGCAGGCGCATCACGCCGTCCGCGGCCGTGGTCGGGGCGATCGGCCGCGCCCTCGGGCTCGACGCCGCGGCCCGCGCGTACCTGGACGACCTCATCGGGCTGACCGGGAGGGCTCCGCGGCGATCCCGTGCCGTGCAACGCGTGCGCCCTGGCCTCCACCAGCTCCTGGACTCCCTCGACGGCGAGCCCGCGCTGGTCCTCGGGCGCCGCACGGACGTGCTGGCCGCGAACCGGATGGCGAAGGCGCTGTTCGCCGACTTCGACCGGTTGCCGCCCGCGCGGCGCAACTACGCGCGCTGGATGTTCCTCGACGAGGGGGCGCGGGCGCTGTTCGTGGACTGGCAGGACCAGGCCCGCGCCGCCGTCGAGAGCCTGCGGTTCGAGATCGGCCGGGACCCCGACGACGACGCCACCGTCGCGCTGGTGACCGAACTGCGCGACCGCAGCCACGAGTTCGGCCGGTGGTGGGAGCAGCACCGGGTCCACCAGCGCACCCACGGCGCCAAGCGCCTGCGCCACCCGCTGGTGGGGGACCTGACCGTCGAGTACGAGTCCCTCACCCCGCCGGGCGACCCCGACACCACCCTGTTCGTCTACACGACCGAGGCCGGATCGCCGTCACGGCGGGCCATGGACCTGCTCGCGAGCTGGACGGGTTCTGCTGGGGACATCGGTGCGGCACAGCCGATCCACCCCGCGGTCGAGCACTAG
- a CDS encoding amidohydrolase family protein — MYRIANVAVVDPRDGSITADQDIRIADGRIAGIGAAAGPDRDQTTVDGRGRFVVPGFVDMHAHPLNLGDPTRELGLMLAFGVTGYRQMSGTPDLLRRRRDRGPAVDDGTPALLATPGAVLTPINAGKPDTAVAEVRRQVLDGADFIKAALITPEVYAAVQTEADRLGIPVVGHLPAGVDVRAASDAGFRSIEHVGPGLGVLGGCSCHEERLRATTSRGPIKAPPFKIPFADKVAEKLIGRIVVNPAQMTGPATLRAIQDAVDSFDEDKARELARRFAANDTWNCPTLIRIKAQQFCDDPAFAADPDLRYATAKERKTWNAAAAAFRKKFGEAQRAVFAAQFALQLRVVKILDEEGAPLLAGTDAVGAAWVVAGASLHDEFDLLAEAGLSPLRILRTATTDPARFLGRERDAGTVEPGKEADLVLLDRDPTAAVANLHTVSGVVRAGRHQDTAALTALKEQATGR; from the coding sequence ATGTACCGCATCGCCAACGTCGCCGTGGTCGACCCGCGCGACGGCTCGATCACCGCCGACCAGGACATCCGGATCGCCGACGGGCGGATCGCCGGGATCGGCGCCGCGGCCGGGCCGGACCGGGATCAGACGACCGTCGACGGCCGCGGCCGCTTCGTCGTACCGGGGTTCGTGGACATGCACGCCCACCCGCTCAACCTCGGCGACCCCACCCGCGAACTGGGGCTCATGCTCGCGTTCGGCGTCACCGGCTACCGGCAGATGAGCGGCACCCCCGACCTGCTGCGCCGACGGCGGGACCGCGGGCCCGCCGTCGACGACGGGACGCCCGCGCTGCTCGCCACGCCCGGCGCGGTGCTCACTCCGATCAACGCGGGCAAGCCGGACACGGCGGTCGCGGAGGTGCGGCGCCAGGTCCTGGACGGCGCGGACTTCATCAAGGCTGCCCTGATCACCCCCGAGGTCTACGCCGCCGTCCAGACCGAGGCCGATCGGCTGGGCATCCCGGTCGTCGGCCACCTGCCCGCGGGCGTCGACGTGCGCGCCGCGTCCGACGCGGGCTTCCGGTCGATCGAGCACGTCGGGCCGGGGCTGGGCGTGCTGGGCGGTTGCTCGTGCCACGAGGAGCGCCTGCGCGCCACGACCTCGCGCGGCCCGATCAAGGCGCCGCCTTTCAAGATCCCGTTCGCCGACAAGGTGGCCGAGAAGCTGATCGGCAGGATCGTCGTCAACCCGGCCCAGATGACCGGTCCCGCCACCCTGCGGGCCATCCAGGACGCGGTCGACAGCTTCGACGAGGACAAGGCCCGCGAACTCGCCCGCCGGTTCGCCGCGAACGACACGTGGAACTGCCCGACGCTGATCCGGATCAAGGCCCAGCAGTTCTGCGACGACCCGGCGTTCGCCGCCGACCCCGACCTGCGCTACGCCACCGCGAAGGAGCGCAAGACCTGGAACGCCGCCGCCGCCGCGTTCCGCAAGAAGTTCGGCGAGGCGCAGCGCGCCGTGTTCGCCGCCCAGTTCGCGCTCCAGCTGCGCGTGGTGAAGATCCTCGACGAGGAGGGCGCGCCCCTGCTGGCGGGCACCGACGCGGTCGGCGCGGCCTGGGTGGTCGCGGGCGCCTCCCTGCACGACGAGTTCGACCTGCTCGCCGAGGCCGGTCTCAGCCCGCTGCGGATCCTGCGGACCGCCACCACCGACCCCGCCCGCTTCCTCGGCCGCGAACGGGACGCGGGCACCGTCGAACCGGGCAAGGAGGCCGACCTCGTCCTGCTCGACCGCGACCCCACCGCCGCGGTCGCCAACCTGCACACCGTCAGCGGTGTCGTCCGCGCGGGCAGGCACCAGGACACCGCCGCGCTGACGGCGTTGAAGGAGCAGGCCACCGGGCGGTAG
- a CDS encoding TetR-like C-terminal domain-containing protein, producing MTQRPATRRRGGALTEAIHLAALEELSRTGFAELSFDRIATAAGTGKAALYRRWSTPDELVLAALTDPATGFGHPPVPPGTGSLRTDLITLLTGFVRALDEPRGQALRPLLAHRHQHPELFERVWESVIRPAQDVLLGVMGEAVGRGEADPARVTARSAEIGPRMLLVEAWRTGAVGDDEVAAVVDEVLVPLLSPRS from the coding sequence GTGACCCAGCGACCCGCGACCCGGCGCCGAGGCGGCGCGCTGACCGAGGCGATCCACCTCGCGGCCCTGGAGGAGCTGTCCCGCACCGGTTTCGCCGAGCTGTCCTTCGACCGGATCGCGACCGCCGCGGGCACCGGCAAGGCGGCCCTGTACCGCCGGTGGTCCACTCCGGACGAACTGGTGCTGGCCGCGCTCACCGATCCCGCCACCGGTTTCGGCCATCCCCCCGTCCCGCCGGGAACGGGCTCCCTGCGCACCGACCTCATCACGCTGCTCACCGGGTTCGTCCGCGCGCTCGACGAGCCGCGCGGGCAGGCGCTGCGGCCGCTGCTCGCCCACCGCCACCAGCACCCCGAGCTGTTCGAGCGGGTGTGGGAATCGGTGATCCGCCCGGCGCAGGACGTGCTGCTCGGGGTGATGGGCGAGGCGGTCGGGCGGGGCGAGGCCGATCCGGCGCGGGTCACCGCGCGCAGCGCCGAGATCGGACCGCGGATGCTCCTGGTGGAGGCCTGGCGCACGGGCGCCGTCGGCGACGACGAGGTGGCCGCGGTGGTCGACGAGGTCCTCGTCCCGCTGCTGTCCCCGCGGAGCTGA
- a CDS encoding alpha/beta fold hydrolase, with the protein MAEHESDGGELIEVGGVELCVETFGSREDPAVLLVAGAAASMLWWEAELCERIAARGRFVIRYDHRDTGRSTCYPPGRPGYAFTDLTEDALGVLSAFGVERGHLVCQSMFGGIGLIAGVDHPDRVASLVFLSSSTGGPGLPPPSDELAARTHADPDPADPVAVVDSVVASAKAYSRGSPHFDETAVRALVERDVARARDIASTLVNHYAIDFDGPARGGFGDITAPTLVVHGDLDPVFPLPHGEALRDAVPGAELLVLHGAGHDVPRPLWDGFVTALVRHTAGDR; encoded by the coding sequence ATGGCGGAGCACGAGTCGGACGGCGGGGAACTGATCGAGGTCGGCGGTGTCGAGCTGTGCGTCGAGACCTTCGGCTCGCGGGAGGACCCGGCGGTGCTGCTGGTCGCGGGAGCCGCGGCGTCGATGCTGTGGTGGGAAGCCGAACTGTGCGAGCGGATCGCGGCGCGGGGGCGGTTCGTGATCCGCTACGACCACCGGGACACCGGCAGGTCCACCTGCTACCCGCCGGGGCGTCCCGGTTACGCGTTCACCGATCTCACCGAGGACGCGCTGGGCGTCCTGTCGGCGTTCGGCGTCGAGCGCGGCCACCTCGTCTGCCAGTCGATGTTCGGCGGCATCGGACTGATCGCCGGGGTGGACCACCCCGACCGGGTGGCGTCGTTGGTGTTCCTCAGCTCGTCCACCGGCGGACCCGGCCTCCCGCCGCCGTCGGACGAGCTGGCCGCGCGCACCCACGCCGACCCGGACCCCGCCGATCCCGTCGCGGTGGTGGACTCCGTCGTCGCGTCGGCGAAGGCGTACTCGCGTGGCTCGCCCCACTTCGACGAGACCGCCGTGCGCGCCCTCGTCGAACGGGACGTGGCCCGCGCGCGCGACATCGCGTCGACCCTCGTCAACCACTACGCCATCGACTTCGACGGCCCCGCCCGCGGCGGTTTCGGCGACATCACCGCGCCGACGCTGGTGGTGCACGGCGACCTGGACCCGGTGTTCCCGCTCCCCCACGGCGAGGCGCTGCGCGACGCGGTGCCGGGCGCGGAACTGCTGGTGCTGCACGGAGCCGGGCACGACGTGCCGAGGCCCCTGTGGGACGGGTTCGTCACGGCACTGGTCCGGCACACCGCGGGCGACCGGTAG
- a CDS encoding SRPBCC family protein codes for MKSAEFSTTTTLPASPAEVFEHLTDPNNHVGLSPLIVEVRDIRREPDAVRFTAVERFALGPLHHDNVIEVTLDLGDGAITGDVVSPGGVRVAYGYHLTPVPGGTRVTDHYRLSAPFGLLRFAVGKAKKVQVARGRELTRRFEAKRSPRV; via the coding sequence GTGAAAAGCGCCGAGTTCAGCACCACGACCACCCTGCCCGCCTCCCCGGCGGAGGTCTTCGAGCACCTGACCGACCCGAACAACCACGTCGGCCTGTCCCCGTTGATCGTCGAGGTCCGCGACATCCGCCGCGAACCGGACGCGGTGCGCTTCACCGCCGTCGAGCGCTTCGCCCTCGGCCCCCTGCACCACGACAACGTCATCGAGGTCACCCTCGACCTCGGCGATGGCGCCATCACCGGCGACGTCGTCAGCCCCGGCGGCGTCCGCGTGGCCTACGGCTACCACCTCACCCCCGTGCCCGGCGGCACACGGGTGACCGACCACTACCGGCTGTCCGCGCCGTTCGGGCTGCTGCGGTTCGCGGTGGGGAAGGCGAAGAAGGTCCAGGTGGCACGGGGCCGCGAACTGACCCGCCGGTTCGAGGCGAAGCGCTCGCCGCGGGTCTGA
- a CDS encoding sigma-70 family RNA polymerase sigma factor, with the protein MGWTERPERTPEEIARVRELYVNEVGELYRYACSRPGVDGIGAEDLVQTAFQEAVLAWDKVGRLTVDGQRAWLRQVLKYKSIDDWRKGRVVDSTPDVPDIGLPQADPAELVVLSTALKACWALITRMSAVKQEVACLTWAEFWPDKRIAERMGITESRVRGHRMEMRARLRADVGHLVPFIDDDDEEGAGGGA; encoded by the coding sequence GTGGGGTGGACCGAACGGCCGGAGCGCACGCCCGAGGAGATCGCTCGCGTGCGGGAGCTGTACGTGAACGAGGTGGGGGAGCTGTACCGGTACGCCTGCTCTCGACCGGGAGTCGACGGGATCGGCGCGGAAGACCTCGTGCAGACGGCGTTCCAGGAAGCCGTCCTCGCGTGGGACAAGGTCGGCCGGTTGACAGTGGACGGGCAGCGGGCGTGGCTGCGCCAGGTGCTCAAGTACAAGTCGATCGACGATTGGCGCAAGGGGCGCGTGGTCGATTCCACCCCGGACGTCCCCGATATCGGGCTTCCACAGGCCGATCCCGCCGAACTCGTGGTGCTGTCCACGGCGTTGAAGGCGTGTTGGGCCCTGATCACCCGGATGTCGGCGGTGAAGCAGGAGGTCGCGTGTCTGACCTGGGCGGAGTTCTGGCCCGACAAGCGCATCGCCGAACGGATGGGAATCACGGAGTCCAGGGTTCGCGGCCACCGGATGGAGATGCGGGCGCGACTGCGGGCGGATGTAGGACATCTGGTGCCGTTCATCGATGACGACGATGAGGAAGGAGCGGGCGGTGGCGCATGA
- a CDS encoding tetratricopeptide repeat protein — MAHDEDREALTFGEAYRRARAAAYPPFDVGRGLAGLQAWIDREVDVVAEPRRELAVPRGPRGGLRGRGGLLDELSVSAHEPGGGPVVLAGVGGAGKSTIAIAVAERLREQGRRVWWVSAASSTARSAGFAAVARELKGSPVDVKAIEDGAADAPDRFWRLLESSSGEWLLVIDNADDPAALAVGWLRSSRDGLVLVTSRTADPRAWGTARVHQVGRLRETDAAQVLCDLAPAAGDLDQARVLARRLGGLPLALHLAGTYLHSGVARWPTFADYGRAVAANGERLPRGGSDVAAVTRTAEIALEGLARGGITHARAALQLVSCYASTSIPTGVFESASVAGLYGQEAQDRLGEAMRGLDSVGLIHNWSEGSAVADGAISLHPVITLSARARIGGTDADRIRHAAVDLLATAVAELRFDLPQDWPRYRSLAPHLLALLDNVAEHVDHGHHAVLMDATTNMVRALDRSGTVKAAMALGEIARARCAVLGDDHPATLRLRHQLAWAVANQGDLAEAESQYRMILDARLRVLGGRHVDTCESRHELAWIAACRGRWAQAESRYRQAFRHSLLILGPDDPATLTTRHELAWAVASRGRLDEAFAAFLDVLRDRRRVLGEDHPQTLATRHEIAWVTAKLGGWAEAEAMYREVLGLRQRVLEEEHPEILLSTHELAWTAARQGRTAEATLLYEDVLKRRRRVLGDDHPETRTTARALEELRAGRVVDAFHIV, encoded by the coding sequence GTGGCGCATGACGAGGATCGCGAAGCCCTGACGTTCGGCGAGGCCTACCGCAGGGCCCGCGCGGCCGCTTACCCGCCGTTCGACGTCGGACGCGGCCTGGCGGGATTGCAGGCGTGGATCGACCGGGAGGTCGACGTCGTTGCCGAGCCCCGGCGGGAGCTCGCCGTTCCCCGTGGCCCACGGGGCGGACTCCGCGGTCGTGGTGGGCTCTTGGACGAGCTGTCGGTGTCGGCGCACGAACCCGGAGGTGGACCGGTGGTGCTCGCGGGTGTGGGCGGCGCGGGCAAGTCGACGATCGCGATCGCCGTGGCGGAACGGCTTCGCGAACAGGGTCGCCGGGTGTGGTGGGTGTCCGCCGCCAGTTCGACGGCCCGGTCCGCCGGGTTCGCCGCGGTGGCTCGTGAGTTGAAGGGATCGCCGGTCGACGTCAAGGCGATCGAGGACGGTGCGGCGGACGCTCCCGACCGGTTCTGGAGACTGCTGGAGAGCTCGTCCGGGGAATGGCTGCTCGTCATCGACAACGCCGACGATCCCGCAGCGCTCGCCGTGGGTTGGCTCCGGTCGTCGCGGGACGGCCTTGTCCTGGTGACCAGCCGGACCGCCGACCCCCGAGCGTGGGGGACGGCACGGGTGCACCAGGTCGGCCGATTGCGGGAGACCGACGCCGCGCAGGTGCTGTGCGACCTGGCGCCCGCGGCGGGAGACCTGGACCAGGCACGGGTGCTGGCACGTCGCCTGGGCGGCTTGCCGCTCGCACTGCACCTGGCGGGGACCTACCTGCACTCCGGCGTCGCCCGGTGGCCGACGTTCGCGGACTACGGGCGTGCTGTCGCGGCGAACGGGGAGCGGCTGCCGCGCGGTGGTTCCGACGTGGCGGCGGTGACCCGGACCGCGGAGATCGCGCTGGAAGGCCTGGCCCGCGGCGGGATAACGCACGCGCGAGCGGCGCTCCAGCTCGTGAGCTGCTACGCGTCCACCTCGATCCCGACAGGTGTCTTCGAGTCCGCGTCCGTGGCCGGCCTTTACGGTCAGGAAGCCCAGGACCGGCTGGGCGAGGCGATGCGCGGACTCGACAGCGTCGGGCTGATCCACAACTGGTCCGAGGGCTCGGCGGTGGCCGACGGCGCGATCAGCCTGCACCCGGTCATCACCCTCTCCGCCCGCGCGCGCATCGGCGGGACGGACGCGGACCGGATCCGGCACGCCGCGGTCGACCTGCTGGCCACCGCGGTGGCCGAGCTGCGCTTCGACCTGCCGCAGGACTGGCCGCGGTACCGATCGCTCGCCCCGCACCTGCTGGCACTGCTGGACAACGTCGCCGAGCACGTGGACCACGGACACCACGCCGTTCTGATGGACGCCACCACGAACATGGTCCGAGCGCTCGACAGGAGTGGAACGGTCAAGGCGGCGATGGCGTTGGGCGAGATCGCCCGCGCACGGTGCGCCGTGCTGGGGGACGACCACCCCGCGACCCTGCGCCTGAGGCACCAGCTCGCGTGGGCGGTCGCGAACCAGGGCGACCTGGCGGAGGCCGAAAGCCAGTACCGGATGATCCTCGACGCCCGCCTGCGCGTGCTGGGCGGGCGTCACGTCGACACCTGCGAAAGCCGTCACGAACTCGCCTGGATCGCAGCCTGCCGGGGGCGGTGGGCCCAGGCCGAGTCGCGTTACCGGCAAGCGTTCCGGCACAGTCTCCTGATCCTCGGACCGGACGACCCCGCCACCCTGACGACGCGGCACGAACTCGCCTGGGCCGTGGCGAGCCGGGGTCGGTTGGACGAGGCTTTCGCCGCGTTCCTCGACGTGCTGCGGGATCGGCGGCGCGTGCTCGGCGAAGACCACCCCCAGACCCTGGCCACGCGCCACGAGATCGCCTGGGTCACCGCGAAGCTCGGCGGCTGGGCGGAGGCCGAAGCCATGTACCGCGAGGTGCTCGGTCTGCGGCAGCGGGTGCTGGAGGAGGAGCACCCCGAGATCCTCCTCAGCACCCACGAGCTGGCGTGGACCGCCGCGCGCCAAGGCCGCACCGCCGAGGCGACATTGCTGTACGAGGACGTCCTGAAGCGTCGTCGCCGAGTCCTCGGCGACGACCACCCCGAGACCAGGACCACGGCACGCGCGTTGGAGGAACTCCGCGCCGGACGGGTCGTCGACGCCTTCCACATCGTCTGA
- a CDS encoding AAC(3) family N-acetyltransferase, which produces MMIHAKQLGEAIDDLDLAGRSVIVHTSLRSFGRPLDGGADTLLDVLLARGLTVLVPSFTEPQFGVTPTADLRPERNGIDYTALRDRGGSRVYRPDCGLVNPALGVFPATLVRRADVVRGTHPLNSFAAIGPRATDLVAAQSPDDVYGPIRELEAEDGAVLQIGVDLTRMTALHLAEQRSGRRLFLRWARDFDGDVRAVEVGSCSRGFNRLGPALRPHRTSTIVGASLWRAYPVADVLTAATAAIASNRSVTRCAHADCPTCPDSIAGGPIGVEQWADRSRKVGAGAVKT; this is translated from the coding sequence ATGATGATCCACGCGAAGCAGCTTGGGGAAGCGATCGACGACCTGGACCTGGCGGGCCGCTCGGTCATCGTGCACACGTCGCTCCGGTCCTTCGGGCGACCGCTCGACGGCGGGGCGGACACCCTGCTGGACGTGCTGCTCGCCCGCGGGCTGACGGTGCTGGTTCCCAGCTTCACCGAACCCCAGTTCGGCGTCACCCCCACCGCCGACCTGCGCCCGGAGCGCAACGGCATCGACTACACCGCCCTCCGCGACCGCGGTGGGAGCCGCGTCTACCGACCTGATTGCGGGCTGGTCAACCCGGCTCTGGGCGTGTTCCCGGCGACCCTCGTCCGCCGCGCGGACGTCGTTCGCGGCACGCATCCGCTGAACTCCTTCGCCGCGATCGGGCCCCGCGCGACCGATCTGGTCGCAGCGCAGAGCCCGGACGACGTCTACGGCCCGATTCGCGAACTGGAAGCCGAGGACGGTGCGGTCCTCCAGATCGGTGTGGACCTCACGAGGATGACCGCTCTCCACCTGGCCGAGCAGCGGTCCGGCCGACGGCTCTTCCTGCGCTGGGCACGGGACTTCGACGGCGACGTGCGCGCCGTCGAAGTCGGCTCCTGCTCCAGGGGGTTCAACCGGCTGGGACCGGCTCTCCGTCCACATCGGACGAGCACGATCGTGGGAGCCTCGCTGTGGAGGGCCTATCCGGTGGCCGATGTGCTCACGGCCGCCACCGCGGCCATCGCCTCGAACCGGTCGGTCACCCGCTGTGCCCACGCGGACTGCCCGACGTGCCCGGATTCGATCGCGGGAGGGCCGATCGGTGTCGAGCAGTGGGCTGACCGGTCGCGCAAGGTGGGCGCGGGTGCCGTGAAGACGTGA
- a CDS encoding FAD-dependent oxidoreductase, which yields MVEGAGEGGLPGVLVVGAGIAGLAAARVLRELGHAVTVLEGRERVGGRIWTDEHGVDLGAHWIHGTDGNPITELVEDLGIPFSYVGGDSAYTGGFDSMDLFGADSREANHRHKSRTLELADDVLHELEQRAEVARKEDRPDMSLGEAIDRILAERRLSTEDAQAVRFHLNVILREDVGEDADKLSLKFWEDGYLVYGYGDSTLHQGYQSVVDALAEGLDVRLGHVVTRIDTGAGPVRVTTDRGAFEADKVLVTVPLGVLKAGSVRFEPPLPEAKRSAIERLGFGTLNKIALHYREPFWPRDQYVFGYLCRDTDRYPTVVISMWKSHGKPILVMLLGASLGRGMEAWSEEDVSAYATTVVADIFGADAPAPEHVSRTAWSTDPFALGSYTCIGVDSSSKDIGTLAEPVGDKLFFAGEGTNPYHWGCVHSAYESGRREAARISGNSSVYTPPSAGTSRRQSRNTDRMLRFVRMRMTHITDGDLTERVACLRQSVDPYGVRLFGSLADSELETLASMFDEIPFGAGDSLCREDEAAHGVFLVARGEVEVDFGGIYDRAVLGRGALLGHYDLFFNARTTSVTAVSDDVVVFYLDHYRYQSFLYAFPDVLMLMMSDLVTRWEQLETALGSATLPAAKRETGVA from the coding sequence ATGGTCGAAGGAGCTGGTGAGGGCGGGTTGCCCGGAGTCCTGGTGGTGGGGGCCGGGATCGCGGGGTTGGCGGCGGCGCGGGTGTTGCGGGAGCTGGGGCACGCGGTGACCGTCCTGGAGGGACGGGAGCGCGTCGGGGGGCGGATCTGGACCGATGAGCACGGGGTGGACCTGGGGGCGCACTGGATCCACGGCACGGACGGCAATCCGATCACGGAACTGGTGGAGGACCTGGGGATCCCGTTCAGCTACGTGGGCGGTGACAGCGCCTACACCGGCGGGTTCGACAGCATGGACCTGTTCGGGGCGGACAGCCGGGAGGCGAACCACCGGCACAAGAGCCGGACGCTGGAGCTGGCCGACGACGTGCTGCACGAGCTGGAGCAGCGGGCGGAGGTGGCGCGCAAGGAGGACCGCCCGGACATGTCGCTGGGCGAGGCGATCGACCGGATCCTCGCCGAGCGGCGGCTGTCCACCGAGGACGCGCAGGCGGTTCGCTTCCACCTCAACGTGATCCTGCGCGAGGACGTGGGAGAGGACGCGGACAAGCTGTCGCTGAAGTTCTGGGAGGACGGCTACCTGGTCTACGGCTACGGCGACAGCACCCTGCACCAGGGCTACCAGTCGGTGGTGGACGCGCTGGCCGAAGGGCTGGACGTGCGGCTGGGGCACGTGGTCACGCGGATCGACACCGGTGCCGGGCCGGTGCGGGTGACGACGGACCGCGGCGCGTTCGAGGCGGACAAGGTGCTGGTGACCGTGCCGCTCGGCGTGCTGAAGGCGGGGTCGGTGCGGTTCGAGCCGCCGCTGCCGGAGGCGAAGCGGTCGGCGATCGAGCGGCTGGGCTTCGGCACGCTGAACAAGATCGCGCTGCACTACCGCGAACCCTTCTGGCCCAGGGACCAGTACGTCTTCGGCTACCTGTGCCGCGACACCGACCGCTACCCGACGGTCGTCATCAGCATGTGGAAGTCCCACGGCAAGCCGATCCTGGTGATGCTGCTGGGCGCCTCGCTCGGCCGCGGGATGGAGGCCTGGTCCGAAGAGGACGTCTCCGCGTACGCCACCACCGTCGTCGCCGACATCTTCGGCGCCGACGCGCCCGCGCCCGAGCACGTCTCGCGGACCGCGTGGTCCACCGACCCCTTCGCCCTCGGCTCGTACACGTGCATCGGCGTCGACTCCTCGTCGAAGGACATCGGCACGCTCGCCGAACCGGTCGGCGACAAGCTGTTCTTCGCCGGTGAGGGCACGAACCCCTACCACTGGGGCTGCGTGCACAGCGCGTACGAGTCCGGCAGGCGCGAGGCCGCGCGGATCAGCGGGAACTCGTCCGTCTACACGCCGCCGAGCGCCGGGACGTCCCGCCGCCAGTCGCGCAACACCGACCGGATGCTGCGCTTCGTGCGGATGCGGATGACGCACATCACCGACGGGGACCTGACCGAACGGGTGGCGTGCCTGCGGCAGAGCGTCGACCCGTACGGGGTGCGGCTGTTCGGCTCGCTGGCCGACTCCGAGCTGGAGACGCTCGCGTCGATGTTCGACGAGATCCCCTTCGGCGCGGGCGATTCCCTGTGCCGGGAGGACGAGGCGGCGCACGGGGTGTTCCTCGTCGCGAGGGGTGAGGTCGAGGTCGACTTCGGCGGCATCTACGACCGCGCGGTCCTCGGCCGGGGCGCCCTGCTCGGCCACTACGACCTGTTCTTCAACGCCCGCACCACGTCGGTCACCGCGGTCAGCGACGACGTCGTGGTGTTCTACCTGGACCACTACCGGTACCAGAGCTTCCTCTACGCCTTCCCCGACGTGCTGATGCTGATGATGTCGGACCTGGTCACGCGGTGGGAGCAGTTGGAGACCGCGCTCGGCTCCGCGACGCTGCCCGCCGCGAAGCGTGAAACGGGCGTTGCCTAG